One window from the genome of Pseudomonas sp. L5B5 encodes:
- a CDS encoding transporter substrate-binding domain-containing protein: protein MHKITLLGCTLGLLFSAMAQASEVPLDGTLAKIANSASITLGYRDASVPFSYVGDNSGKPMGYSVELAGKVVERIQRQLQLPKLAVKYNLVTSQTRIPLVQNGTVDLECGSTGVTAERQKQVAFSYGFIYVKGQLLTAKDSGIKSFADLRGKNVVTTAGTTNERYLKSYNVEHKIDMFVISAKDHGEAFQMLQSGRAAAFYMDDALLYGERAKARDPHNWIVVGEEQSREIYSCMVRKDDPQFLALVNGALADVYRSGEINGIYQRWFEQPIPPKGLNLEFPMTSELKAIIARPTSDPVQ, encoded by the coding sequence ATGCACAAGATCACGTTGCTCGGCTGCACCCTCGGCCTGTTGTTCAGCGCCATGGCCCAGGCCAGCGAGGTGCCCCTGGATGGCACCCTGGCCAAGATCGCCAACAGCGCCAGTATTACCTTGGGTTATCGCGATGCTTCGGTGCCGTTTTCCTACGTGGGGGACAACAGCGGCAAGCCCATGGGCTACTCCGTGGAGCTGGCGGGCAAGGTGGTGGAGCGCATCCAGCGGCAACTGCAGCTGCCCAAGCTGGCAGTGAAGTACAACCTGGTGACCTCCCAGACCCGCATTCCATTGGTACAGAACGGCACCGTGGACTTGGAGTGCGGTTCCACCGGAGTGACGGCCGAGCGCCAGAAACAGGTGGCTTTCTCCTACGGCTTCATCTACGTCAAGGGCCAGTTGCTGACCGCCAAGGATAGCGGGATCAAGAGTTTCGCCGATCTGCGGGGCAAGAACGTGGTGACCACCGCCGGGACCACCAACGAGCGTTATCTCAAGAGCTACAACGTCGAGCACAAGATCGACATGTTCGTGATCAGTGCCAAGGACCACGGCGAGGCCTTCCAGATGCTCCAGTCGGGCCGTGCGGCGGCGTTCTACATGGATGACGCGCTGCTCTACGGCGAGCGGGCCAAGGCTCGCGACCCGCACAACTGGATCGTGGTGGGCGAGGAGCAGTCGCGGGAAATCTACAGCTGCATGGTGCGCAAGGACGACCCGCAGTTCCTGGCCCTGGTCAACGGCGCCCTGGCGGACGTGTATCGCTCGGGCGAGATCAACGGCATCTACCAGCGCTGGTTCGAGCAGCCGATCCCGCCCAAGGGGCTGAACCTGGAGTTCCCCATGACCAGCGAACTGAAGGCGATCATCGCCCGGCCCACCAGCGATCCGGTGCAGTAG
- a CDS encoding RidA family protein has protein sequence MSIQRIHSNNRLSGAVTFAELVFLSGQVPGASQDIAGQTREVLEKIDALLAEAGSDKDHLLSATLYLKDIQADFAGMNEVWSAWLSPGQAPARTTLQAALARPEILVEISIIATRR, from the coding sequence ATGAGTATCCAGCGTATCCACAGCAACAACCGCCTGAGCGGCGCCGTGACCTTTGCCGAACTGGTGTTTCTTTCCGGCCAGGTGCCGGGCGCCAGCCAGGACATCGCCGGCCAGACCCGCGAGGTCCTGGAAAAGATCGATGCGCTGCTGGCCGAGGCCGGCAGCGACAAGGATCATCTGCTCAGCGCCACCCTCTACCTCAAGGACATCCAGGCGGATTTCGCCGGCATGAACGAGGTCTGGTCGGCCTGGCTGTCCCCCGGCCAGGCGCCGGCGCGCACCACCTTGCAGGCGGCCCTGGCCCGTCCGGAAATCCTCGTCGAAATCAGTATCATCGCGACCCGTCGCTGA
- a CDS encoding adenosylmethionine--8-amino-7-oxononanoate transaminase — protein sequence MGLNNQWMQRDLAVLWHPCTQMKDHEQLPLIPIRRGEGVWLEDFEGKRYLDAVSSWWVNVFGHANPRISQRIKDQVDQLEHVILAGFSHQPVIELSERLVAMTPAGLDRVFYADNGSSCIEVALKMSFHYWQNTGKAQKKRFVTLTNSYHGETIAAMSVGDVPLFTETYKALLLDTIKVPSPDCYHRPEGMGWEEHSRNMFAAMEQTLAEHHDSIAAVIVEPLIQGAGGMRMYHPVYLKLLREACDRYDVHLIHDEIAVGFGRTGTMFACEQAGIRPDFLCLSKALTGGYLPLAACLTTNKVYQAFYDDYPTLRAFLHSHSYTGNPLACAAALATLDIFEQDNVIEANQALAARMASATAHLADHAHVAEIRQTGMALAIEMVQDKSSKTAYPWQERRGLKVFEHALSRGALLRPLGSVVYFLPPYVITPEQIDFLAEVASEGIDIATRDKISMAVPKDFHPDFRDPG from the coding sequence ATGGGCCTGAATAACCAGTGGATGCAACGCGATCTCGCGGTGCTGTGGCATCCCTGCACCCAGATGAAAGACCACGAACAACTGCCGTTGATCCCGATCCGGCGTGGCGAGGGTGTCTGGCTGGAGGATTTCGAGGGCAAGCGCTACCTGGATGCGGTCAGCTCCTGGTGGGTCAACGTGTTCGGCCACGCCAACCCACGCATCAGCCAGCGCATCAAGGACCAGGTCGACCAGCTCGAGCATGTGATCCTCGCCGGCTTCAGCCACCAGCCGGTGATCGAGCTATCCGAGCGCCTGGTGGCCATGACCCCCGCCGGGCTGGACCGGGTGTTCTATGCCGACAACGGTTCGTCGTGCATCGAAGTGGCGCTGAAAATGAGCTTCCACTACTGGCAGAACACCGGCAAGGCGCAGAAAAAACGCTTCGTCACCCTGACCAACAGCTATCACGGCGAGACCATCGCCGCGATGTCGGTGGGCGATGTGCCGCTGTTCACCGAGACCTACAAGGCCCTGCTGCTGGACACCATCAAGGTGCCCAGCCCCGACTGCTACCACCGCCCCGAAGGCATGGGCTGGGAAGAACACTCGCGGAACATGTTCGCCGCCATGGAGCAGACCCTGGCCGAGCACCACGACAGCATCGCCGCGGTGATCGTCGAGCCGCTGATCCAGGGCGCCGGCGGCATGCGCATGTACCACCCGGTCTACCTCAAGCTGCTGCGCGAGGCCTGCGACCGCTACGACGTGCACCTGATCCACGATGAGATCGCCGTGGGCTTCGGTCGCACCGGCACGATGTTCGCCTGCGAGCAGGCTGGCATCCGTCCGGATTTCCTGTGCCTGTCCAAGGCCCTGACCGGTGGTTACCTGCCACTGGCCGCGTGCCTGACCACCAACAAGGTGTACCAGGCCTTCTACGACGACTACCCGACCCTGCGTGCCTTCCTGCATTCGCACAGCTACACCGGCAACCCGCTGGCGTGCGCCGCGGCCCTGGCGACCCTGGACATCTTCGAGCAGGACAACGTTATCGAGGCCAACCAGGCCCTGGCCGCGCGGATGGCCAGTGCCACGGCGCACCTGGCTGACCATGCCCACGTCGCCGAAATTCGCCAGACCGGCATGGCCCTGGCGATCGAGATGGTCCAGGACAAGTCCAGCAAGACGGCTTACCCCTGGCAGGAGCGCCGGGGCCTGAAGGTCTTCGAGCATGCCCTGAGCCGTGGCGCGTTGCTGCGTCCACTGGGTAGCGTGGTGTACTTCCTGCCGCCGTATGTGATCACCCCTGAGCAGATCGACTTCCTCGCCGAAGTGGCCAGCGAAGGCATCGACATCGCCACCCGAGACAAGATCAGCATGGCGGTGCCCAAGGACTTCCACCCGGACTTCCGCGATCCGGGCTAA
- a CDS encoding 16S rRNA (uracil(1498)-N(3))-methyltransferase codes for MRLSRFFIDAPLSLGEHELPEAQAHYIARVLRMAEGDALQVFDGSGQEFRGTLVEVGKKRVRISLDDSFTGQPESSLRIHLGQGLSRGERMDWAIQKATELGVNEITPIFSERCEVRLKDERADKRLLHWRQVAVSACEQCGRSQVPVIHPPVLLADWIKQTQADLKLVLHPVAEPLESHAKPASLAFLIGPEGGLTDAEVTQSHNAGFLPARLGPRVLRTETAPVVALAVAQQLWGDF; via the coding sequence ATGAGACTGTCCCGCTTCTTTATCGACGCCCCCTTGAGCCTCGGCGAGCACGAGTTGCCCGAAGCCCAGGCCCACTACATTGCCCGGGTGCTGCGCATGGCCGAGGGCGATGCGTTGCAGGTGTTCGACGGCTCGGGCCAGGAGTTTCGCGGCACCCTGGTGGAGGTAGGCAAGAAGCGCGTGCGGATCAGCCTGGACGACAGCTTCACCGGGCAGCCGGAGTCGTCGTTGCGGATCCACCTCGGCCAGGGCTTGTCCCGGGGCGAGCGCATGGACTGGGCAATCCAGAAGGCCACGGAACTGGGAGTGAACGAGATCACCCCGATCTTCAGCGAACGCTGCGAAGTGCGGCTCAAGGATGAACGGGCCGACAAGCGCCTGCTGCACTGGCGCCAGGTGGCCGTCAGCGCCTGCGAACAGTGCGGGCGCTCGCAGGTTCCGGTGATCCACCCGCCCGTCCTGCTGGCGGATTGGATCAAGCAGACCCAGGCCGACCTGAAGCTGGTGCTGCACCCGGTGGCCGAGCCTCTGGAAAGCCACGCCAAGCCCGCCAGCCTGGCGTTCCTCATCGGCCCCGAAGGCGGCCTGACCGACGCTGAAGTGACCCAGTCCCACAACGCCGGTTTCCTCCCGGCACGCCTGGGCCCGCGGGTGCTGCGTACCGAAACCGCCCCAGTGGTGGCCCTGGCCGTGGCCCAGCAGCTCTGGGGCGACTTCTAG
- the trhA gene encoding PAQR family membrane homeostasis protein TrhA encodes MYHGERLNAWTHLLGAVAAFIGGIWLVVLASLDGSPWKIVGVAIYAFTLLVLYSVSTVYHSVRGRAKSIMQKVDHFSIYLLIAGSYTPFCLVTLRGPWGWTLFGIVWSLALIGILQEIKPRSEARILSIVIYAVMGWIVLVAVKPLLAALGPVGFAWLASGGVLYTVGIIFFALDNRLRHAHGIWHLFVIAGSLLHFVAILFYVV; translated from the coding sequence ATGTATCACGGAGAAAGACTCAATGCCTGGACCCACCTCTTGGGTGCGGTCGCGGCGTTTATCGGCGGTATCTGGCTGGTGGTGCTGGCCAGTCTCGACGGCAGTCCGTGGAAGATCGTCGGGGTGGCGATCTATGCCTTCACCTTGCTGGTGCTCTACAGCGTGTCCACGGTCTATCACAGCGTGCGCGGGCGGGCGAAGAGCATCATGCAAAAGGTCGATCATTTCTCGATCTACCTGCTGATCGCCGGCAGCTATACGCCGTTTTGCCTGGTGACCCTGCGCGGGCCCTGGGGCTGGACCTTGTTCGGCATCGTCTGGAGCCTGGCCTTGATCGGCATCCTCCAGGAGATCAAGCCGCGTTCCGAGGCGCGGATCCTGTCCATCGTGATCTACGCGGTCATGGGCTGGATCGTGCTGGTGGCGGTCAAGCCGCTGCTGGCGGCCTTGGGCCCTGTGGGGTTCGCCTGGTTGGCCTCGGGCGGGGTGCTGTACACCGTGGGGATCATTTTTTTCGCCCTCGACAACCGCCTGCGCCATGCCCACGGCATCTGGCACTTGTTCGTGATCGCCGGGAGCCTGCTGCACTTCGTCGCCATCCTGTTCTATGTAGTGTGA
- a CDS encoding LysR family transcriptional regulator, whose amino-acid sequence MRLRHIEIFQAIRQTGSISGAAQLLHVSQPAVTKVLQHAELQLGFPLFLRIRGKLQPTPEALELEREVDKVSESLQGVRRLAQNLRRTPGHSLRIGATPALALALLPPAISEWTRRYPDNLCELSSAHSRELVQNLLMREIDVALTLQRPDHPGLSGQALAQGVLVALAPHRYWPAGSLGQPLSLQELAGAPLIGLSSADPLSARLDGYLKTVEPPPRVSIAVQTYSLARAMVESGAGLALIDPFTALGASPASTAIRPLSPSLPITLYAVTRAAEALPHTLSSLLEIFGGRAQEQLDRLMTID is encoded by the coding sequence ATGCGCCTTCGCCATATCGAGATCTTCCAGGCCATCCGCCAGACCGGTTCCATCAGCGGCGCCGCGCAGCTGCTGCACGTCTCGCAGCCAGCGGTGACCAAGGTGCTGCAGCACGCCGAGTTGCAGCTGGGCTTCCCATTGTTCCTGCGGATACGCGGCAAGTTGCAGCCAACCCCGGAAGCCCTGGAACTGGAGCGGGAAGTGGACAAGGTCAGCGAAAGCCTGCAAGGCGTGCGGCGCCTGGCCCAGAATCTGCGCCGGACACCGGGCCACAGCTTGCGCATCGGCGCCACGCCGGCCCTGGCCCTGGCCCTGCTGCCGCCTGCCATCAGCGAGTGGACCCGGCGCTACCCGGACAACCTCTGCGAGTTGTCCAGCGCCCACAGCCGCGAGCTGGTGCAGAACCTGTTGATGCGCGAAATCGATGTGGCCCTGACCCTGCAACGACCGGATCACCCCGGCCTGAGCGGCCAGGCCCTGGCCCAGGGCGTGCTGGTGGCCCTGGCCCCCCATAGATACTGGCCCGCTGGCAGCCTGGGGCAGCCGCTATCCCTGCAAGAGCTGGCGGGCGCCCCGCTGATCGGCCTGAGCAGCGCCGACCCGCTGTCGGCGCGACTCGATGGCTACCTCAAGACAGTGGAGCCACCACCGCGAGTGAGCATCGCCGTACAGACCTATTCCCTGGCCCGGGCCATGGTGGAATCCGGCGCCGGCCTGGCGCTGATCGACCCCTTCACCGCCCTGGGCGCTTCCCCGGCCAGCACTGCGATCCGGCCCTTGAGCCCGTCGCTGCCGATCACCCTGTACGCCGTGACCCGCGCCGCGGAGGCGCTGCCGCATACCTTGAGCAGCCTGCTGGAGATCTTTGGCGGGCGGGCGCAGGAGCAGCTGGATCGGTTGATGACCATAGATTGA
- a CDS encoding D-amino acid dehydrogenase: MSQRVCIIGGGVIGLASAYALVRQGMEVTLVEAQDTLGSQTSFANGGQLSYRYVAPLADAGVPWQALGWMLKGDSPLKLRPRLDPAQWRWLAGFLGACRHSVNQRNGAHLLRLALFSQDILKTWREADGLEGFDWQRNGKLVTFREAGSFEHARHNLSDPRQQQVLTGAECASLEPALGDAPFIGGIYTPDEEVADCHAFCQQLAARLKASGRCEILLGQRVRGIRHQGDRVQAIDLGGRQLAVDHLVLAAGHRSPELHLPGLKLPLYPLKGYSLSVPIGPQHRAPDISITDYNRKIVYARIGQQLRVAAMVDIVGFDPAPDPGRLALLRRQAAQTFAHAGDYQAAVEWAGMRPATPSGVPLVGATAYRNLWLNLGHGALGFTLACGSGQLLAELIDRRPTSIDMQGLAPRAA, translated from the coding sequence ATGAGTCAGCGGGTTTGCATCATCGGCGGTGGCGTCATCGGCCTGGCTAGCGCCTATGCCCTGGTCCGCCAGGGCATGGAGGTGACCCTGGTGGAAGCCCAGGACACCCTGGGCAGCCAGACCAGCTTCGCCAACGGCGGCCAGCTGTCCTATCGCTATGTGGCGCCGCTGGCCGATGCCGGGGTGCCCTGGCAGGCCCTGGGCTGGATGCTCAAGGGCGATTCGCCGCTCAAGCTGCGGCCGCGCCTGGACCCGGCGCAGTGGCGCTGGCTGGCGGGGTTCCTGGGGGCGTGCCGGCATTCGGTGAACCAGCGCAATGGTGCCCATCTGCTGCGCCTGGCGCTGTTCAGCCAGGACATCCTCAAGACCTGGCGCGAAGCCGACGGCCTGGAGGGTTTCGACTGGCAGCGTAACGGCAAGCTGGTGACCTTTCGCGAGGCGGGCAGCTTCGAACACGCCCGGCACAACCTGTCCGACCCGCGCCAGCAGCAAGTGCTGACGGGGGCCGAGTGCGCCAGCCTGGAGCCGGCCCTGGGCGATGCGCCCTTCATTGGCGGCATCTACACCCCGGACGAGGAAGTAGCCGACTGTCATGCCTTCTGCCAGCAGCTGGCGGCGCGCCTTAAGGCTTCCGGGCGCTGCGAGATTCTCCTGGGGCAGCGGGTCCGGGGTATTCGCCACCAGGGCGACCGAGTACAGGCCATCGACCTGGGCGGGCGCCAGCTGGCAGTGGACCACCTGGTGCTGGCCGCCGGGCACCGCAGCCCCGAACTGCACCTGCCCGGGCTCAAGTTGCCGCTGTACCCCCTCAAGGGCTACAGCCTCAGCGTGCCCATCGGCCCGCAGCACCGGGCACCTGACATCAGCATCACCGACTACAACCGCAAGATCGTCTATGCCCGGATCGGCCAGCAGCTGCGAGTGGCGGCCATGGTCGATATCGTCGGCTTCGATCCGGCCCCGGACCCTGGCCGCCTGGCCCTGCTGCGACGCCAGGCGGCGCAGACCTTTGCCCACGCCGGCGATTACCAGGCCGCCGTGGAATGGGCCGGCATGCGCCCGGCGACCCCCAGCGGCGTGCCGCTGGTAGGAGCTACCGCCTACCGCAACCTGTGGCTCAACCTCGGCCATGGCGCACTGGGTTTCACCCTGGCCTGTGGCAGCGGCCAGTTGCTTGCCGAGCTGATCGATCGGCGCCCCACCAGTATCGACATGCAGGGCCTGGCGCCACGCGCCGCCTGA